A single Flavobacteriales bacterium DNA region contains:
- a CDS encoding transketolase family protein: MIIDVTEKKDTRSGFGQGLLELGESNDQVVALCADLTGSLKMNAFQDAFPERFFQVGIAEANMMGVAAGLSIGGKIPFTGTFANFSTGRVYDQIRQSIAYSEKNVKICASHAGLTLGEDGATHQILEDIGMMKMLPNMTVIVPCDYNQTRLATLALADHHGPAYLRFGRPKWPVFTSPDQDFVIGKAQKMTSGSDVTIIATGHLVWKSLEASEKLSEKGISCEVINMHTIKPLDEEAVIDSVNKTGCVVTAEEHQRNGGLGDSIAQLLALRKPSPME; the protein is encoded by the coding sequence ATGATCATAGACGTCACCGAAAAGAAAGACACCCGTTCAGGATTCGGCCAAGGCCTTCTGGAATTGGGAGAATCCAATGACCAGGTAGTAGCCCTCTGTGCTGACCTTACAGGATCGCTCAAGATGAATGCCTTCCAGGATGCTTTTCCTGAGCGTTTCTTCCAAGTAGGGATTGCAGAAGCCAATATGATGGGTGTTGCAGCCGGACTATCCATAGGAGGTAAGATCCCATTCACAGGGACCTTTGCCAATTTCTCTACAGGTCGGGTCTACGATCAGATCAGACAATCCATAGCCTACTCGGAGAAGAATGTCAAGATCTGTGCATCACATGCTGGACTCACCCTTGGTGAAGATGGAGCCACCCACCAGATACTCGAGGACATCGGTATGATGAAGATGCTCCCTAATATGACCGTGATCGTCCCCTGCGACTACAACCAGACCCGCTTGGCCACCTTGGCTTTGGCCGATCATCATGGTCCCGCCTATCTCCGATTCGGCCGCCCCAAGTGGCCCGTGTTCACCTCTCCCGATCAAGACTTCGTGATAGGCAAGGCACAGAAGATGACCAGCGGATCGGATGTGACCATCATCGCTACAGGCCATCTGGTATGGAAATCATTGGAGGCTTCTGAGAAGTTGAGCGAAAAAGGGATCTCTTGTGAGGTCATCAATATGCATACGATCAAACCTTTGGACGAAGAGGCGGTCATAGACTCAGTGAACAAGACTGGATGTGTGGTCACGGCTGAAGAGCATCAACGCAATGGCGGACTAGGAGACAGTATCGCGCAATTACTTGCACTGCGAAAGCCGAGTCCTATGGAAA